The following proteins are co-located in the Microcystis wesenbergii NRERC-220 genome:
- a CDS encoding N-6 DNA methylase, translating into MSLIQEGIKKGLIKLDDEQKYITYINQNKKRNYSNPEEQVQAETFLKLVLTYGYAQKRIRLFVPVAMGSSTKEADIIVYNDDGHKSPHIVVECKKQEVSELEFTQAVEQGFSYAVAEGAKYVWITSGIKDEYYQVPTEKPKERITITDIPQSGVETLARFKYAKGGGISNGQKLFELTVVTEDELTRRFKQAHQSLWGGGELNPSEAFDELDKLIFCKIWDEKKARKVGEPYDFQIFSVAPKANEKEEERKQRENKQLSERIKALYEEGRRADAEVFKDDIRLSPEKLRTVVGYLESINLGETDLDSKGRAFETFMGSFFRGDFGQYFTPRPIVKFIVDVLPIKHNSLVLDTSCGSGGFLLHALEKVRTEADEYYPNYQTDPKEYNKHYQHWHNFAQSNLFGIEINEQIARVAKMNMIIHDDGHTNVIAADGLRDSEDLIKRTENKGFTYNRFDFVITNPPFGSVIKQTEQAYISQYSFAMKAVDWLNPKSRTTERDSQSTEVLFLEQCHRFLKEGGYLAMVVPDGILTNSSLQYVRDGIEEKYRIVAVVSMPQTAFSATGAGVKSSVLFLKKYSQAVTESIQQAKLALQDQIKQGNDYLKLLDKIENNKKRHLKELRGFDNAQNLSGKALTDSEAYKEWKKSVTAEYNDQIEALKESLSDQYGEEKQKVIEDYPIFMAIAENIGYDATGKQTNNNELDFIGRELARFIESIESGKDGFFLSLDVDKNKVFFVNFFNLIARIDPYYHRPDFLSIRKKLINNPLFNRIGRLILSWNRGDGPRDGFYTDDYQNGVYFLRVNNLKEHTINLEDVKYITRYVHENTLKRSQVTAGDVVFAISGTKENLGTVSIIPDHISEANLNSALVTLKLDWSVINKKYFCYMFDLNITRVQIEFIGKGTAQNNLNNEEISEIHIFLPSIKKQLEIVDFLDKSYLSKKQKELEAQRLLDSIDDYLLGELGIELPEPEENTIQNRIFIRNLSEVSGDRFDPFYFQKYYIHILNKIKSKSNIILLSKVLTFLESGSRPQGGVANIDDGVLSFGGEHINNRCEIEINNPKYIPHEYHNSHKLTETRLNDILLVKDGATTGKIGIILQEKYSGQNINEHLFLIRCSSLINPIYLLNYLSSKIGSVQLKREITGATVTGITKNVVKHLKIILPPIEKQIEISEHITAIRNQAKQLQQQAKDDLEKAKQEVEAMILGDD; encoded by the coding sequence ATGAGTTTAATTCAAGAAGGAATAAAAAAAGGCTTAATTAAGTTAGATGATGAGCAGAAATATATTACCTATATTAATCAAAATAAAAAGCGAAATTATAGCAATCCTGAAGAACAGGTACAAGCTGAGACTTTTTTAAAATTAGTTTTGACCTATGGTTATGCTCAAAAGCGGATTCGGTTATTTGTTCCCGTAGCAATGGGATCATCGACCAAAGAAGCGGATATTATTGTTTATAATGATGATGGGCATAAATCCCCTCATATCGTTGTTGAATGTAAAAAACAAGAGGTTTCAGAATTAGAATTTACTCAGGCAGTAGAGCAGGGTTTTAGTTATGCGGTGGCGGAAGGAGCGAAATATGTTTGGATAACTTCCGGTATTAAAGATGAATATTATCAAGTACCAACAGAAAAGCCAAAGGAAAGAATTACTATCACTGATATTCCACAATCGGGAGTGGAAACATTAGCGCGTTTTAAATATGCTAAAGGTGGTGGTATTTCTAATGGACAAAAGTTATTTGAGTTAACAGTAGTTACAGAGGATGAGTTAACCCGTCGTTTTAAGCAGGCTCATCAATCCTTATGGGGAGGGGGAGAGTTGAATCCCTCAGAGGCTTTTGACGAGTTAGATAAGCTAATTTTTTGTAAAATTTGGGATGAAAAGAAAGCTCGCAAGGTAGGGGAACCCTACGATTTTCAGATCTTTAGTGTTGCACCTAAAGCTAATGAAAAAGAGGAGGAAAGAAAACAACGGGAAAATAAGCAATTAAGTGAGCGCATTAAGGCTTTATATGAAGAAGGTCGTCGAGCAGATGCAGAAGTTTTTAAGGATGATATTCGCTTAAGTCCAGAGAAGTTGCGGACGGTGGTGGGTTATTTGGAAAGTATTAATTTAGGCGAAACAGACTTAGATAGTAAGGGTCGAGCTTTTGAGACGTTTATGGGGTCATTTTTTCGCGGAGATTTTGGGCAGTATTTTACACCTCGACCAATTGTTAAGTTTATTGTGGATGTACTACCCATCAAGCACAATTCTTTAGTTTTAGACACATCTTGTGGAAGCGGTGGTTTTCTGCTTCATGCGTTAGAGAAGGTTCGTACGGAAGCTGATGAATACTATCCCAATTATCAAACGGATCCGAAAGAATATAACAAACATTATCAGCATTGGCATAATTTTGCTCAGAGTAATTTGTTTGGCATTGAAATTAATGAACAGATTGCCCGGGTTGCCAAAATGAATATGATTATCCATGATGATGGTCATACCAATGTAATTGCGGCGGATGGTTTACGCGATAGTGAAGATTTAATTAAACGGACAGAAAATAAAGGCTTTACATATAATCGCTTTGATTTTGTTATTACTAATCCGCCTTTTGGTTCGGTTATTAAACAAACGGAACAGGCTTATATATCCCAATATAGCTTTGCGATGAAGGCGGTAGATTGGTTAAATCCTAAAAGTAGGACAACGGAGCGGGACAGCCAAAGTACAGAAGTTTTATTTCTTGAGCAATGTCATCGTTTTTTAAAGGAAGGTGGCTATTTAGCGATGGTGGTTCCTGATGGTATTTTGACTAATTCAAGTTTGCAGTATGTGAGGGATGGAATCGAGGAAAAATATCGCATTGTGGCGGTGGTTTCGATGCCTCAGACGGCTTTTTCTGCAACGGGAGCGGGGGTTAAAAGTTCGGTTTTATTTTTGAAAAAGTATTCGCAAGCAGTAACGGAAAGTATTCAACAGGCTAAACTGGCTTTACAGGATCAAATTAAGCAAGGTAATGATTATTTAAAGTTATTGGATAAGATTGAAAATAATAAGAAGCGGCATTTAAAGGAGTTACGAGGTTTTGATAATGCTCAAAATTTGTCCGGTAAAGCGTTGACGGATTCGGAGGCTTATAAGGAGTGGAAAAAGTCGGTCACGGCGGAATATAATGACCAAATTGAGGCTTTAAAGGAGTCTTTGAGTGATCAGTATGGGGAAGAAAAGCAAAAGGTAATCGAAGATTATCCGATTTTTATGGCGATTGCCGAAAATATTGGTTATGATGCAACGGGTAAACAGACTAATAATAATGAGTTAGATTTTATTGGTCGGGAGCTTGCGCGGTTTATTGAGTCGATAGAGTCAGGTAAGGATGGTTTTTTTTTAAGTCTTGATGTGGATAAGAATAAGGTATTTTTCGTCAATTTTTTCAATCTTATTGCTAGAATTGATCCTTATTACCACAGGCCAGATTTTTTGTCGATAAGGAAAAAGTTAATAAATAATCCATTATTTAATAGGATTGGAAGATTAATATTATCTTGGAATCGAGGAGATGGACCCCGTGATGGTTTTTATACAGATGATTATCAAAATGGGGTCTATTTTCTTCGTGTAAACAATCTTAAAGAGCATACTATAAATTTAGAAGATGTTAAATACATAACTAGATATGTCCATGAAAATACTCTTAAAAGATCGCAAGTTACTGCTGGAGATGTAGTTTTTGCAATTAGTGGAACAAAAGAAAACCTTGGAACAGTTTCAATAATTCCCGATCATATTTCTGAAGCCAACTTAAATTCAGCATTGGTGACACTAAAATTAGATTGGTCAGTTATAAATAAGAAATATTTTTGTTATATGTTTGATTTAAATATAACAAGAGTTCAAATTGAATTTATTGGTAAAGGAACTGCTCAAAATAACTTAAATAATGAAGAAATATCAGAGATTCACATATTTTTACCATCTATTAAAAAACAATTAGAAATAGTTGATTTTCTTGATAAAAGTTATCTTTCAAAAAAACAAAAAGAACTGGAAGCACAGCGATTACTAGATAGTATTGATGATTATCTGTTAGGGGAGTTGGGGATTGAGTTACCCGAACCCGAAGAAAACACTATTCAAAACCGAATTTTTATCCGTAATTTAAGCGAAGTATCAGGCGATAGGTTTGATCCTTTTTATTTTCAAAAATACTATATTCATATTTTAAATAAAATCAAAAGCAAAAGTAACATAATATTGTTATCTAAGGTTTTAACCTTTTTAGAAAGTGGAAGTCGTCCTCAAGGAGGTGTTGCAAATATAGATGATGGAGTTTTAAGTTTTGGGGGTGAACATATTAATAATCGATGTGAAATTGAAATTAATAACCCCAAATATATCCCCCATGAATATCACAATTCACATAAATTAACAGAAACAAGACTTAATGATATTTTGCTTGTAAAAGATGGTGCAACTACTGGTAAGATAGGAATTATTTTACAAGAAAAATATTCGGGACAAAACATCAATGAACACTTGTTTTTAATAAGATGCTCTAGCTTGATCAATCCCATATACTTGCTAAATTATCTAAGCTCAAAAATAGGGAGTGTGCAGCTTAAAAGGGAAATAACAGGAGCAACTGTTACAGGAATAACAAAAAACGTAGTTAAGCATTTAAAAATAATATTACCCCCCATTGAAAAACAAATCGAAATTAGTGAGCATATCACGGCAATTCGTAATCAAGCCAAACAACTCCAACAACAAGCCAAAGACGACCTAGAAAAAGCTAAACAGGAAGTCGAAGCCATGATTTTAGGTGATGACTAA
- the cruG gene encoding 2'-O-glycosyltransferase CruG — MLTEIILGAFCLGLLLSQAVAFFILLSRLLKGARRRPPLTPQPPTPEMLGTVSVIVPTLNEVARIDGCLRGLSQQSYEVREILIVDSNSQDGTREKVKEIAAKDPRFRLKTDYPLPPDWVGRPWALHNGFLFSSPKSDWILGIDADTQPQANLVASLVKAAIAEGYDLVSLSPQFILSYPGEWWLQPALLMTLLYRFDAAGVRGQDPERVMANGQCFLCRRSVLAALDGYSGAKGSFCDDVTLARLAATKGYRVGFLDGAKLIRVRMYEGLKETWREWGRSLDLKDASYQGQLWGDLALLALTQGLPIIITPLLLTALIFGYNFLSLKIVLTLNLLLLLIRFALLLAVSPSYYRGEKVNLSSGLFWLSPLADPLAVIRIFISAFTRPQSWRGRVY; from the coding sequence TTGTTAACTGAGATAATTCTCGGTGCATTCTGCCTGGGGCTACTGCTGTCTCAGGCTGTTGCCTTTTTTATCCTTCTTTCCCGTCTGCTAAAAGGGGCGCGTCGTCGTCCTCCCCTGACTCCCCAACCCCCCACCCCGGAGATGTTAGGGACAGTAAGCGTGATTGTGCCGACGTTAAACGAAGTGGCCAGGATTGACGGTTGTTTACGGGGATTGAGTCAACAGAGTTACGAAGTGCGAGAAATTCTGATTGTCGATAGCAATTCCCAAGATGGTACGCGGGAAAAAGTCAAGGAGATAGCGGCAAAAGACCCCCGCTTTCGCCTGAAAACCGATTATCCTTTGCCTCCCGATTGGGTAGGTCGTCCCTGGGCGTTACACAATGGTTTTTTGTTTAGTTCTCCTAAAAGTGACTGGATTTTGGGCATTGATGCCGATACCCAACCCCAAGCAAATTTAGTCGCTAGTTTAGTTAAAGCTGCGATCGCAGAAGGTTACGATTTAGTTTCCCTGTCGCCGCAATTTATCCTCTCCTATCCGGGAGAATGGTGGTTACAGCCGGCTTTATTGATGACTTTGCTCTATCGCTTTGATGCGGCCGGAGTGCGCGGGCAAGATCCCGAACGAGTCATGGCCAATGGTCAATGTTTTCTCTGCCGGCGGTCAGTTTTAGCGGCTTTAGACGGTTATAGCGGGGCAAAAGGTTCTTTTTGCGATGATGTCACCCTCGCCCGTCTAGCGGCAACGAAAGGCTATCGGGTGGGATTTCTCGATGGGGCGAAGTTGATTCGCGTGCGGATGTACGAAGGACTCAAGGAAACTTGGCGCGAATGGGGCAGATCTCTTGACCTCAAAGATGCCTCCTATCAGGGGCAATTATGGGGCGATTTAGCTTTATTAGCTCTTACTCAGGGATTACCGATAATTATCACTCCTTTACTGCTCACAGCTTTGATTTTTGGCTACAATTTCCTGAGTTTAAAAATTGTTTTGACTTTAAACCTGCTGCTGTTATTGATTCGCTTTGCCCTTTTATTGGCTGTCTCTCCTAGTTACTATCGGGGCGAAAAAGTCAATCTATCTTCAGGATTATTTTGGCTATCTCCCCTAGCGGATCCGCTGGCAGTTATCCGCATTTTTATCTCTGCTTTTACCCGTCCCCAAAGTTGGCGCGGTCGAGTGTATTAA
- the cruF gene encoding gamma-carotene 1'-hydroxylase CruF, which translates to MRRLIAIEKALLIGHIVSMAFGLAGLLLVLPHPEFVANLPDFGKTAFAWSMAGGGVVYMVLGMAAVAVYAYRTLGVWHWLGFMVPAISLSLCSELLGTSTGFPFGHYRYLSGLGYKIAGLVPFTIPLSWFYLGFSAYIIARVGLSTLALPQWLQNLGSIAIGAVLLTSWDFVLDPAMSQTTIPFWIWEQPGAFFGMPYENFAGWFGTGCVFMTVATLIWQVQPVKLPSQDLTLPFVMYLGNFGFATVMSIGAGIYPPIFLGLLTGVLPLILLYNRAQAVASGQTVPTSEVTTLKIPVVSVRGAK; encoded by the coding sequence ATGAGACGACTAATTGCGATCGAAAAAGCTCTGCTCATCGGTCATATTGTATCGATGGCTTTTGGACTAGCGGGATTGTTGCTAGTTTTGCCCCATCCCGAATTTGTGGCCAATTTACCGGATTTTGGCAAAACCGCCTTTGCTTGGTCAATGGCCGGGGGGGGTGTGGTGTATATGGTGTTAGGAATGGCAGCCGTGGCTGTTTATGCCTATCGAACTCTAGGAGTGTGGCACTGGTTAGGATTCATGGTTCCCGCTATCAGTTTATCCCTTTGTAGCGAACTATTAGGAACCAGTACCGGCTTTCCTTTCGGTCATTATCGTTATCTTTCGGGCCTAGGTTACAAAATTGCGGGTTTAGTACCCTTTACTATCCCCCTATCTTGGTTTTATCTCGGTTTTAGTGCCTATATTATCGCTCGCGTTGGTTTATCCACTCTTGCTTTACCCCAATGGCTACAAAATCTAGGATCGATCGCTATCGGGGCGGTATTATTAACTTCCTGGGATTTTGTCCTAGATCCGGCCATGAGTCAAACTACCATACCCTTCTGGATTTGGGAACAACCGGGGGCCTTCTTTGGGATGCCCTATGAAAATTTTGCCGGTTGGTTCGGTACAGGCTGTGTTTTTATGACGGTAGCCACTTTAATTTGGCAAGTGCAACCGGTGAAACTGCCAAGTCAAGATTTAACCCTACCTTTTGTGATGTATTTAGGTAATTTTGGCTTTGCTACGGTCATGAGTATCGGTGCTGGTATTTATCCGCCGATTTTCCTAGGATTACTCACCGGTGTTCTGCCTTTAATACTCCTCTATAATCGCGCCCAAGCTGTTGCTTCTGGGCAAACAGTGCCAACCAGCGAAGTAACAACCCTAAAAATCCCCGTTGTTTCGGTGAGAGGAGCCAAATAA
- a CDS encoding serine/threonine protein kinase, whose amino-acid sequence MSADSRHRRLLANRYQLVELIGSGAMGQVYRAEDKLLGGVTVAVKFLSQTLLNKRMRGRFEREATISALLGEKSIHIVKVRDYGVDEKEVPFYVMEFLQGESMSEIIKYHPLPLSRFLNLTRQICFGLECAHKGIIFQGQMCPIIHRDIKPGNIIVIQDSGLGELVKILDFGIAKPIQSGEVPTQSFMGTLAYCSPEQMEGKELDHRSDIYSFGIVMYEMITGETPLFPDNLSFGGWYEVHHYVEPCPFNSSLQLPPELEQLILRCLAKAPSDRPQSVTDILQVLERLEPLAKNAQPNKLNRIDEIVKKIDDYTTKIKTLHDLDQTIVSAANAKDVCLKSSWPEDKPRQKIVFPRCLQAADGVFASLWVMLAREDIPVRVASVRYNQFLFLPAPHPMILWITVLYHRQQGPRWLPCYLDLKTPQGQKMTKTLGETGQYWILFFSLEGSNICENVITANIPANQRQILQQWLTDSQSVQGGNPQISKQTLKQKLDELKPQIMAKLESELAAQP is encoded by the coding sequence ATGTCGGCAGATTCTAGACATCGGCGCCTACTTGCCAATCGATACCAACTGGTCGAGTTGATCGGTAGCGGCGCCATGGGACAAGTATATCGAGCAGAAGATAAACTCTTAGGTGGCGTAACCGTCGCCGTGAAATTTCTCTCGCAAACTCTCCTCAACAAAAGAATGCGCGGGCGTTTCGAGCGAGAGGCGACTATTTCGGCACTTTTAGGCGAAAAAAGTATTCATATTGTTAAAGTTCGTGATTATGGTGTAGATGAAAAGGAAGTCCCCTTCTACGTCATGGAATTTTTGCAAGGGGAAAGCATGAGTGAAATCATCAAATATCACCCGCTGCCTCTCTCGCGCTTCCTCAATCTCACCCGTCAGATTTGTTTCGGCCTGGAATGCGCCCATAAGGGTATTATCTTCCAAGGACAGATGTGTCCGATTATTCACCGGGACATCAAACCAGGCAATATTATCGTGATTCAGGACTCAGGATTAGGGGAATTGGTGAAAATTCTCGATTTTGGCATCGCTAAACCCATCCAATCAGGAGAAGTCCCAACCCAATCGTTTATGGGAACCTTAGCCTATTGTTCCCCAGAACAGATGGAAGGTAAAGAACTCGATCATCGTTCCGATATCTACAGTTTCGGGATTGTGATGTACGAGATGATCACGGGAGAAACGCCCCTTTTTCCCGATAATCTCTCCTTTGGCGGTTGGTATGAGGTTCACCACTACGTCGAACCCTGTCCCTTTAATTCTAGCTTGCAATTACCGCCAGAATTAGAACAGTTAATCCTACGCTGTTTAGCCAAAGCACCCAGCGATCGCCCACAAAGTGTTACAGATATACTACAAGTTCTCGAACGACTCGAACCCCTAGCCAAAAATGCTCAACCCAACAAATTGAATCGTATCGATGAAATAGTCAAAAAAATTGACGATTACACCACCAAAATCAAAACCCTTCATGATTTAGATCAAACCATTGTTTCTGCTGCTAATGCCAAGGATGTCTGTCTCAAGTCCAGTTGGCCCGAGGACAAACCCCGCCAAAAAATTGTCTTCCCACGCTGTCTCCAGGCTGCTGACGGGGTTTTTGCCAGTTTATGGGTAATGTTGGCTCGAGAAGATATCCCCGTTCGGGTTGCTAGTGTCCGTTATAATCAATTCCTCTTTTTACCCGCACCCCACCCGATGATTCTCTGGATTACTGTCCTCTATCATCGTCAACAGGGACCGCGCTGGTTGCCCTGTTATTTGGACTTAAAAACCCCCCAGGGTCAAAAAATGACCAAAACCCTCGGCGAAACCGGTCAATACTGGATTTTATTTTTCTCCCTCGAAGGCAGCAACATCTGTGAAAATGTGATCACCGCTAATATTCCCGCCAATCAACGCCAAATTTTGCAGCAATGGCTGACCGATAGTCAATCGGTCCAGGGTGGCAACCCGCAAATTAGCAAGCAGACGTTAAAACAGAAACTGGATGAACTCAAGCCCCAAATTATGGCTAAATTAGAGTCGGAATTGGCCGCGCAGCCCTAA
- a CDS encoding type II toxin-antitoxin system RelE family toxin produces MKSSVTKTFRKQLNNLPASVQEQAAKAYALWQEDPYHPSLQFKQVSQKQPIYSARVSLNYRALGLLESEHIYWYWIGAHDEYYIHPL; encoded by the coding sequence ATGAAATCAAGTGTCACCAAAACGTTTCGTAAACAGCTTAATAATCTTCCTGCATCAGTTCAGGAACAAGCAGCAAAAGCTTATGCACTCTGGCAAGAAGATCCGTATCACCCCAGCCTTCAGTTTAAACAAGTCAGTCAAAAGCAACCGATCTACTCCGCTCGTGTCAGCCTTAACTATCGGGCTTTGGGTTTGTTAGAGTCTGAGCATATTTATTGGTACTGGATTGGCGCACATGATGAGTATTATATTCATCCTCTGTAA
- a CDS encoding glycoside hydrolase family 57 protein, whose protein sequence is MAFGYVALVLHAHLPFVRHPESDYVLEEEWLYEAITETYIPLLQVFEGLKRDGIDFKMTMSMTPPLVSMLRDPLLQERYEEHLGKLEELIAKEIDHNQHNGHIRYLAEYYAESFQSIRQTWEKYDRDLVKAFKQFLDSNNLEIITCGATHGYMPLMKMYPQAVWAQIEVACQHYEENFGRRPKGIWLPECAYYEGVERMLADAGIRYFLVDGHGILYGRPRPRYGSYAPIFTETGVAAFGRDHESSQQVWSSQVGYPGDIVYREFYKDLGWEAEYEYIKPYIMPNGQRKNIGIKYHKITSRDGGLSEKGLYDPYWAKEKAAEHAGNFMYNRERQVESLGGIMGRPPLVVSPYDAELFGHWWYEGPWFIDFLFRKSWYDQNIYQMTHLADYLRANPTQQVCRPSQSSWGYKGFHEYWLNETNAWLYPHLHKGTERMIELSHHEAEDELQERALNQAARELLLAQSSDWAFIMRTGTMVPYAVRRTRSHLLRLNKIYEDVKSEKIDSGWLQKVEEIDNIFPNIDYRVYRPL, encoded by the coding sequence ATGGCTTTTGGCTATGTTGCCCTAGTTCTCCACGCTCATCTCCCCTTCGTCCGCCATCCCGAAAGCGATTACGTCCTCGAAGAAGAATGGTTATACGAGGCAATCACAGAAACCTACATCCCTCTGCTGCAAGTTTTTGAAGGTCTCAAGCGGGATGGTATCGATTTTAAAATGACCATGAGCATGACTCCGCCGTTGGTGTCGATGCTGCGGGATCCGTTACTGCAAGAGCGTTATGAAGAACACTTAGGTAAGTTAGAAGAATTAATCGCTAAAGAAATCGACCATAATCAACACAATGGTCATATTCGCTACTTAGCCGAATATTACGCTGAATCTTTCCAAAGTATCCGACAAACTTGGGAAAAATACGATCGAGATCTGGTCAAGGCATTTAAACAATTCCTCGACAGTAATAACCTAGAAATTATCACCTGTGGTGCGACTCACGGTTATATGCCCCTGATGAAAATGTACCCACAAGCGGTGTGGGCGCAAATTGAGGTGGCCTGTCAACACTACGAAGAAAATTTCGGTCGTCGTCCCAAGGGCATTTGGTTGCCGGAATGTGCCTACTATGAAGGGGTAGAAAGAATGTTAGCCGATGCGGGCATTCGTTATTTCCTCGTCGATGGCCACGGTATTCTCTACGGTCGTCCTCGCCCCCGTTACGGCAGTTACGCGCCCATTTTCACAGAAACCGGGGTGGCCGCTTTCGGTCGTGACCACGAATCCTCTCAACAGGTTTGGTCTTCCCAAGTCGGTTATCCGGGGGATATAGTTTATCGGGAATTCTATAAAGATTTGGGCTGGGAAGCGGAATACGAGTATATTAAGCCCTATATCATGCCCAACGGTCAACGCAAGAATATAGGCATCAAATACCACAAAATTACTAGCCGGGACGGTGGTTTATCGGAAAAAGGGCTTTATGACCCCTACTGGGCCAAAGAAAAGGCCGCCGAACACGCGGGCAATTTTATGTATAATCGCGAGCGGCAAGTGGAGAGTTTAGGGGGAATTATGGGCCGTCCTCCCCTGGTTGTTTCTCCCTACGATGCCGAGTTATTCGGTCACTGGTGGTATGAGGGACCCTGGTTTATTGATTTTCTGTTCCGTAAGTCTTGGTATGACCAAAATATCTACCAAATGACCCATTTAGCCGATTATCTCCGGGCTAACCCGACTCAGCAGGTCTGTCGTCCTTCCCAATCCAGTTGGGGTTATAAGGGTTTCCATGAATACTGGCTGAATGAAACTAACGCTTGGCTCTATCCTCACCTGCACAAAGGCACGGAACGGATGATTGAATTAAGTCATCATGAAGCGGAGGATGAATTACAGGAACGGGCTTTAAATCAGGCGGCCCGGGAGTTATTATTAGCGCAATCTTCCGATTGGGCGTTTATTATGCGAACCGGTACAATGGTTCCCTATGCTGTCCGGCGCACTCGTTCCCATCTGCTGCGGTTAAATAAAATCTATGAAGATGTGAAATCCGAGAAGATTGACTCCGGTTGGTTGCAAAAAGTCGAGGAAATCGATAATATTTTCCCCAATATCGATTACCGTGTCTATCGACCTCTGTAA
- a CDS encoding histidine kinase: MLPSNEPLTALGRETTTPLSIQLLLFVDDRPSSQEIIRQIQSYLQSLKSDYPIDLQIIEIRQQPHLVEHFRLVATPALVKIAPGPRHTLAGSNLVEQFKKWLVRWQKAIKEDIKNNHAEDGQRQEMEHSGELIRIADEVFRLKQEKEELLEQLKFKDQILAMLAHDLRSPLTAASIAVETLELAYHQPDTERSLQLREQLHQQARKQFRIMNRLITDILQASKSMAAQFTLQQSKFYLQSLCQEILSQFTDTFQEKTLILQSDIPQDLPPVYADEELIRQVIINLLENGIKYTPPGGAITLSVLHRTTQKVQVSISDTGPGIPEEKQEHIFEGHVRLKRDEGKEGYGIGLSVCRKIIRAHYGQIWVDSVPDHGSSFHFTLPVYR, encoded by the coding sequence ATGCTCCCATCTAACGAGCCACTGACTGCTTTAGGGAGAGAGACGACAACGCCTCTCTCGATTCAACTTTTACTATTTGTTGATGACCGTCCCAGTTCTCAAGAAATTATCCGTCAAATTCAGTCCTATCTCCAGTCTTTAAAGTCTGATTACCCAATTGACCTACAGATCATCGAAATTCGCCAGCAACCTCATTTAGTCGAACATTTTCGCCTTGTAGCTACCCCTGCCTTGGTCAAAATTGCCCCCGGCCCCCGTCATACCCTCGCGGGCAGTAATCTGGTGGAACAGTTTAAAAAATGGTTGGTACGTTGGCAAAAAGCGATTAAAGAGGATATCAAAAATAATCACGCTGAGGATGGACAACGTCAAGAGATGGAACATTCGGGCGAACTCATCCGCATCGCCGATGAGGTTTTTCGTCTCAAACAGGAAAAGGAAGAATTATTAGAACAATTAAAATTTAAAGACCAAATTTTGGCTATGTTAGCCCACGATTTACGCAGCCCTCTCACCGCCGCTTCCATCGCCGTGGAAACCCTAGAATTAGCCTATCATCAACCGGATACTGAGCGCAGTCTGCAATTACGAGAACAACTGCACCAACAGGCCCGCAAACAGTTCCGGATTATGAACCGTTTGATCACAGATATTCTACAAGCTTCTAAGAGCATGGCGGCGCAATTCACTCTCCAACAGAGTAAATTTTATCTGCAATCCCTCTGTCAGGAAATTTTGTCTCAATTTACTGATACTTTTCAGGAAAAGACTTTAATTCTCCAAAGCGATATCCCCCAAGATTTGCCCCCCGTCTATGCTGATGAGGAGTTAATCCGACAGGTGATTATTAATCTCTTGGAGAATGGGATCAAATATACCCCCCCCGGCGGCGCAATTACCCTTTCTGTCCTCCATCGTACTACTCAAAAAGTACAGGTGAGCATCAGTGATACCGGCCCCGGCATTCCCGAAGAAAAACAAGAGCATATTTTTGAGGGTCATGTGCGTCTCAAACGGGATGAGGGTAAAGAAGGTTATGGCATCGGTTTATCGGTCTGTCGCAAGATTATTCGCGCCCACTACGGTCAAATTTGGGTGGATAGTGTCCCTGACCACGGCAGTAGTTTTCACTTCACCCTGCCAGTTTATCGCTAA